The proteins below come from a single Tenuifilum thalassicum genomic window:
- a CDS encoding SAM-dependent methyltransferase, which translates to MAEQKGKLYLLPTPISDNSIDLVIPQKVIEKSRSLTHFVVEELRTARRYLSKIKVETPIDELTFFLLNEHTPQQEIENFLKPLKNGIDVGLMSDAGLPSVADPGSLLVEAAHRNNIEVVPMVGPNSLLLTLMASGLNGQNFAFIGYLPVKPDLRRKKIRELEQRSRQEYQTLLFIEAPYRNAKLFNDILNVCHDQTRLTIACELTSSNQFIKTKTIKEWKKEPLPEINKRNTVFAILF; encoded by the coding sequence ATGGCTGAACAAAAAGGAAAACTGTATCTACTTCCTACACCAATTAGCGATAATAGCATTGATCTAGTTATACCTCAGAAAGTTATTGAAAAATCACGTTCACTTACCCATTTCGTTGTTGAAGAGCTTAGAACTGCAAGAAGATATTTATCGAAAATTAAGGTTGAAACACCGATAGATGAGCTTACATTTTTTCTGCTTAACGAGCATACACCGCAACAGGAGATCGAAAACTTTTTGAAACCTTTAAAGAATGGAATTGACGTGGGGTTGATGTCAGATGCTGGACTTCCATCTGTTGCAGATCCTGGCTCACTTTTAGTTGAGGCTGCACATCGTAATAACATTGAGGTAGTGCCCATGGTAGGACCAAACTCTTTACTCTTAACCTTGATGGCAAGTGGTTTAAATGGTCAGAATTTTGCTTTTATTGGATACCTGCCCGTTAAGCCTGATTTACGTAGAAAGAAGATTCGGGAACTAGAGCAGAGATCTCGTCAGGAGTATCAGACTCTGCTGTTTATCGAGGCTCCTTATCGTAATGCTAAGCTGTTTAACGATATTTTGAATGTTTGTCACGATCAAACACGATTGACTATAGCATGCGAATTAACCTCCTCAAACCAGTTCATTAAAACAAAAACAATAAAGGAGTGGAAAAAAGAACCACTCCCCGAAATAAATAAAAGAAATACTGTTTTTGCTATTCTATTCTAA
- a CDS encoding FKBP-type peptidyl-prolyl cis-trans isomerase, translating to MNRFLLLLIAGLSLTVISCDKEFSDPEGDEIARFNAWIQVHNIPESAKKPSGLYYVTKTPGTGASPQIGDWVLYSYVERTLDGLAWLSDNDSLMKLYNRYDNSYHYAPVFAKYEEANTQITGYSRYMLEGVFEGLGYMKEGEQATLYIPYNLGYKGNASNGLSYQSLIYDLELHKVISDPRAYETSLIEGYINDNYPGLEPINDSIYYIQLSPPTDETTQLAKDSVAYVYYKGMFLDGFVFDTNIDSVATNLGRKFSSTDSLKVTIGGNSVIKGFEQALLQMKEGEWGRAIIPSFCGYDSIGTSSIPPFTPLVFDIYFSSKGESSTKPTEN from the coding sequence ATGAATAGATTTTTGCTTTTACTAATTGCCGGACTTTCATTAACAGTCATTTCCTGCGATAAGGAGTTTAGCGACCCAGAAGGTGATGAAATTGCACGATTTAATGCTTGGATTCAAGTTCACAATATTCCTGAGAGCGCTAAAAAACCGAGTGGACTTTACTATGTAACTAAAACCCCTGGAACAGGTGCATCTCCTCAAATTGGTGACTGGGTATTATATTCATATGTGGAACGTACACTTGATGGGCTTGCATGGTTATCGGACAACGATAGCTTGATGAAACTTTATAACAGGTACGATAACAGCTACCATTATGCTCCAGTATTTGCTAAATACGAAGAGGCTAACACACAAATAACTGGCTATAGCAGATATATGCTTGAAGGTGTTTTTGAAGGCTTGGGATATATGAAAGAGGGCGAGCAGGCAACCCTTTACATCCCTTACAATTTAGGGTATAAGGGAAATGCTTCAAACGGATTGAGCTACCAATCGTTAATTTATGACCTTGAGCTACATAAAGTGATAAGCGACCCTCGCGCTTACGAAACTTCATTGATAGAGGGATATATTAACGATAACTACCCTGGCCTTGAGCCAATAAACGACAGCATTTACTACATTCAGCTATCCCCCCCAACCGACGAGACAACCCAACTCGCAAAGGATTCTGTGGCCTATGTTTACTACAAGGGAATGTTTCTTGATGGGTTTGTCTTTGACACAAACATAGATAGTGTTGCTACCAATTTGGGGAGAAAATTTAGCTCAACGGATTCACTTAAAGTAACTATTGGTGGTAATAGCGTAATTAAAGGATTTGAACAAGCCCTACTTCAAATGAAGGAAGGTGAATGGGGACGTGCAATTATTCCCTCATTCTGTGGATATGATTCAATTGGGACTTCTAGCATACCACCCTTTACTCCTCTTGTTTTTGATATTTACTTTAGCAGCAAGGGAGAATCATCAACTAAACCCACTGAAAATTAG
- a CDS encoding FKBP-type peptidyl-prolyl cis-trans isomerase, producing the protein MNSLKNSASNLNMNSKTIFLIGFLLFFFACDNSLEEDKKYSEISSIESYISGNNWTYEVKDDVYHVIKDKYYGYQLNYGDTILFWYKGYTIKSPIVVFDTNIKDEALAAKLDTSVRSLEPFRAIIGKTSLLKGLEKGLLLCRENESTTILFPSNLGYKDNTMGPVEPWSSLAFDVEIIYHNGPGKVNEQNIINSLNLDGYKQHSSGLYYKITTNTGLATPTENDTIYGQYEVKTLSGITIESNKANSDEPIALSSLDLEALKIGFTLTTTGGSLEIIAPSPLAYGKEGNDIVDPYTPVEVIVKLDSIKNN; encoded by the coding sequence ATGAATAGCCTGAAAAATTCAGCAAGTAATTTAAACATGAATAGTAAAACAATTTTTCTTATTGGATTTCTTCTCTTTTTTTTCGCTTGCGACAACTCCTTGGAAGAGGATAAGAAATACTCCGAAATATCAAGTATAGAAAGCTATATTAGTGGTAATAATTGGACTTACGAGGTTAAAGATGATGTATACCATGTTATAAAAGATAAGTATTACGGCTACCAGCTAAACTATGGCGATACTATATTATTCTGGTACAAAGGCTATACTATAAAGTCTCCAATTGTAGTTTTCGACACAAACATTAAAGATGAAGCATTAGCAGCAAAGCTCGACACTTCGGTACGAAGCCTTGAGCCATTCAGAGCAATTATTGGGAAAACTTCGCTATTAAAAGGGCTCGAGAAAGGTTTGCTGCTTTGTAGGGAGAATGAATCAACCACCATCCTATTCCCTTCGAACCTAGGCTATAAAGATAATACCATGGGCCCAGTTGAACCTTGGTCGAGTTTAGCCTTTGATGTAGAAATAATTTACCACAATGGCCCAGGAAAAGTAAATGAGCAAAACATAATTAATAGCTTAAATCTAGATGGATACAAGCAACATTCATCTGGATTATATTACAAAATAACTACTAACACAGGGCTTGCCACCCCTACTGAGAATGATACCATTTACGGCCAATATGAAGTAAAAACACTTAGCGGTATAACCATAGAATCAAACAAAGCAAATTCAGACGAGCCTATTGCTCTTAGCTCATTAGATTTAGAAGCCTTAAAAATTGGCTTTACGCTTACAACAACAGGGGGAAGCCTTGAAATCATAGCTCCCTCACCTTTAGCATATGGAAAGGAGGGGAATGATATAGTTGATCCGTATACTCCTGTCGAGGTTATAGTAAAACTCGATAGTATTAAAAACAATTAA
- a CDS encoding FKBP-type peptidyl-prolyl cis-trans isomerase has protein sequence MKIKQTVFALLGIGLLLSACNNESKLYPGYSVTPTGIHYKLIALGESNKKAEIGNYVTAIISYSTNSDSLFFKGVRQFQLTKPEYEGAIDECFLMLSEGDSASFYIQATPFFEKTLETTLPKFINPDDYMRVDIKLLEVSSEEEFKNQMAAFLSWINDFGEYEKVILKQYLDGQKIDVKPTESGLYIIPKNHSKGPIVEVGDTVTIHYEGRFLNGKFFDSTRKRGEAFQFVYGQKWQVIPGLEEAIGRMREGEKAMLIVPSHLAFGQQGNSNGIIPAFTSVIFNLEIVEVKKGTPNETEHE, from the coding sequence ATGAAGATTAAACAAACCGTATTTGCATTGCTAGGAATTGGTTTACTATTATCGGCATGCAACAATGAATCAAAGCTATACCCAGGTTACAGCGTAACACCAACAGGGATTCACTACAAGCTAATAGCTCTTGGGGAATCAAATAAGAAAGCCGAGATTGGGAACTATGTTACCGCTATAATATCATACAGCACAAATTCTGACTCGTTATTTTTTAAGGGAGTTAGGCAATTTCAGCTAACCAAACCTGAATATGAAGGGGCAATTGACGAGTGCTTTTTAATGCTATCGGAGGGCGACAGTGCTTCATTTTACATACAAGCTACACCATTTTTTGAGAAAACTTTGGAAACCACACTCCCAAAATTCATCAACCCTGATGATTACATGAGAGTAGATATTAAACTGCTTGAGGTTAGCTCAGAAGAAGAGTTCAAAAATCAAATGGCAGCCTTCCTCAGCTGGATTAACGATTTTGGCGAGTATGAAAAAGTTATCCTTAAGCAATATCTCGATGGGCAAAAAATTGATGTAAAGCCCACCGAGAGTGGTCTATATATCATACCAAAAAATCATTCGAAAGGCCCTATAGTTGAAGTTGGCGATACTGTTACCATACATTACGAGGGCCGATTTTTGAATGGCAAATTCTTCGATTCCACTCGTAAAAGAGGCGAAGCTTTTCAGTTTGTTTATGGCCAAAAATGGCAGGTTATTCCTGGATTAGAAGAAGCTATCGGAAGAATGCGTGAAGGGGAAAAAGCAATGCTAATTGTACCTTCCCATTTAGCATTCGGGCAGCAAGGCAACTCTAATGGTATAATACCTGCATTCACATCAGTAATTTTTAATTTAGAGATTGTAGAAGTGAAAAAGGGCACCCCTAATGAAACCGAACATGAATAG
- a CDS encoding FKBP-type peptidyl-prolyl cis-trans isomerase, whose product MNRLVTIALLASLISCTHNQQTKKLPVPKSEVKRKLLGINQKLVDKDKEEILAYISRQKLTMVQSQSGLFYYIFGKAKGPKPKAGNVVVYHYRISLLDGTECYKSEPNKPESFVVGHGGVETGLEEAIKLMHKGQNAILILPPHLAHGLIGDLDRIPPRSSIIYEVSLIDVLK is encoded by the coding sequence ATGAACAGATTAGTAACCATTGCTCTGCTAGCTTCATTGATTTCTTGTACACACAATCAACAAACTAAAAAATTACCCGTTCCAAAAAGCGAAGTAAAAAGAAAATTACTTGGCATAAACCAAAAACTTGTAGATAAGGATAAGGAAGAGATACTTGCATACATAAGCAGGCAAAAGTTGACAATGGTTCAAAGCCAAAGCGGATTGTTCTATTACATATTTGGTAAAGCAAAAGGCCCTAAGCCCAAAGCTGGCAATGTTGTGGTTTATCACTATCGTATTAGCCTTTTAGATGGAACCGAATGCTATAAATCGGAGCCAAACAAACCCGAAAGCTTTGTTGTTGGACACGGAGGTGTTGAAACAGGGCTAGAAGAAGCTATAAAACTTATGCATAAAGGACAAAATGCTATCCTAATCCTTCCTCCTCATTTGGCTCACGGGCTTATAGGAGATTTAGATAGGATTCCTCCGCGCTCATCAATTATTTACGAGGTTTCCCTTATCGACGTACTTAAGTGA
- a CDS encoding DHH family phosphoesterase — translation MTLRIDQSLLELLKEELTQAKKIILTSHYNPDGDAIGSVLGLYHVLKQQGLNAEMVSPNDFPTFLSWLPDASNILIFSKDKLRVEQTFGDADLVICLDFNGYKRVEGMSYLLEVTKAKRVLIDHHPEPESPFDIKFSFTEVSSTAELVYEIASQLFGDNAINYDSAVSIFTGIMTDTGSFSYACSRERTFEIAGKLIAKGIKVEDIQSNVYNNFSENRMKLLGFSLAERMKVFPEFKAAYIWLTKNDLKKFKYQIGDTEGFVNYPLSINGINFSVLFTENDSYVKVSLRSRGNFPANEFSRKYYNGGGHKNAAGGKSFVSMDETLKQFEELLKIHSNELNA, via the coding sequence ATGACACTTAGAATCGATCAAAGTCTGCTTGAATTATTGAAGGAGGAGCTAACTCAAGCCAAGAAAATTATTTTAACCTCACATTATAACCCCGACGGTGATGCTATTGGATCTGTTTTGGGCTTATACCATGTACTAAAGCAACAAGGATTAAACGCAGAAATGGTATCACCAAATGATTTTCCTACGTTTTTATCATGGTTACCAGATGCTAGCAATATATTGATTTTTAGTAAAGATAAGCTAAGAGTAGAACAAACCTTTGGGGATGCAGACCTTGTAATCTGTCTTGATTTTAATGGCTACAAGAGAGTTGAAGGGATGTCTTACCTGCTTGAAGTTACAAAAGCTAAAAGAGTGCTAATTGATCATCATCCTGAACCGGAAAGCCCATTCGACATAAAATTCTCATTTACCGAGGTAAGTTCAACAGCAGAACTTGTATACGAAATTGCATCACAACTTTTTGGAGATAATGCGATAAATTACGATAGCGCAGTAAGTATTTTTACAGGCATTATGACCGATACAGGCTCGTTTAGCTATGCATGTTCTCGGGAAAGAACCTTTGAGATTGCAGGAAAACTTATTGCCAAGGGAATAAAGGTCGAAGATATTCAAAGTAATGTTTACAACAACTTCTCAGAAAATAGAATGAAGCTTTTAGGCTTTTCGCTAGCTGAACGGATGAAAGTTTTCCCTGAATTCAAAGCCGCATATATATGGCTTACAAAAAACGATTTAAAAAAGTTCAAATATCAGATAGGAGATACCGAAGGATTTGTAAACTACCCCTTATCGATAAACGGTATTAACTTTTCTGTTCTTTTTACTGAAAATGATAGCTATGTTAAAGTATCGCTCCGTTCAAGAGGGAATTTCCCTGCCAACGAGTTCTCAAGGAAATACTATAATGGTGGTGGGCACAAAAACGCAGCGGGAGGAAAATCATTTGTAAGCATGGATGAAACCCTTAAACAATTCGAAGAGCTACTCAAAATCCACTCTAACGAGCTAAATGCTTAA